DNA from Ptychodera flava strain L36383 chromosome 15, AS_Pfla_20210202, whole genome shotgun sequence:
ACTCTTTAGTAAATGGTACCTTACTTATTCATTCACATGCCTCTCATACATTTAGATAGTGTGTTCTTTTgtgattacaaaataaaacaaaattataatttcaaacATAGACCCTGGGGTCTATGCTTCAAAGCATCGACACAAATATCTTATGGGGCATTTGGTAGGTTCTCCGGTTTGAAGAAGATCTGAAGCTTCCTGATAAGGCAGAAAATTTTGATACCCCTGTAGATTTCAAGGTTAACTCCAATATGCATCACATatctgcaaaataatgaaagaaaacatatttCGATTTTGTTGATCAGAAATGAGGACAACGTCCACATCCTTAGTCCGTGTTTCCATATTTTACTGACTCCTTACAGTTTTTAGCAATATATGCTAGCCTCGTCTGAACAGCTTCAAATACTCAAATACTCacaaatttatgtacatctcTCTCTATGAGTGGAAATTcacataaatatataattcATGATCCATTGTAGTATTAGTGTTGTGAAAAGTTTTAGGTCAGATAACTCAGAATATCTAGAcctgaattttaaattttgtcttTGTGGTTGATTCAATTTAAGTAGGAACTTTAGGATCTAGAACATGTTGAATACAATCAAAtcattatatcatattataatAAGCTTACAGCATAACAGAAGAAAAGCCAGCAATCATTGCAAGAGAATATAAAATGTGTGCAACTTACTGGTATAATTTTCTTCTGCAGCTGTGATGAAATGATCTTGATCATCAGAAATAATAAACCAGCTGCATCTGAAATGTTGTAAAAAACAAGAATATTCTGACTTAATATGATTGGAAAACACAATCATTACCATACAGTAACATTTTGATATAAAGATATAGACAAAAAACATTGATTCGTTCTGCACAATTTCACTCTGCATAgaaatgcaattacaaactaGGGGAATGGTGCTTAAAAACTTTGACTTTGTACTCAATGGTGTTTCCATATCAAAGTGTGTGTAGGAgtgcaaattaaaatttaaaaaatgcagCTTTGAGGTTGATTTAAATGATTAAATTCAAcagatagttatgtaaacaatggtgacactgttgtATCCAAAATGTTCTCGTATATATAGGCTTTCAGAAAGGTACAATTtacggggttctgagcttattaacgaCCAGAGAATTATTATATTAAAAAGACCAATtttttgtcttggaaccttCAGTGGATGGTTATAACAAAAAGGAATGATTACTTCgccatttcatatttcatttagGCGGgacatttaaaaatatttattttggcaAATGCTGTAAAATAAAGATTAAGCAAGGTAACTTACAGACTCAAAATGTTCTACGCAGAAACATGACCCCGGCAACACAATATTGCAGCTGGAAACACCCTTTCATCGAAACCAACTGAAGATTTGTAGGTTCTCTCAGTCATAGTCGGTCGATGTAATGGGTCGTGTTTGTAGTTGAGGTAAAGAACagctaatacaaacaaaatgttgGAAACTACAAGCATTTACAACGAATTGAAGtgttagaaaaatatttactcaCTCTTATTCGAACCTTTGGATTACTTAAACAATATCCATAGATAATTTGATGCGACGAATGACGAATTGCTAAATGCTGGTGCCCTTCATTGTGAGTTACTAGAAGAGATATTTTATTATAAGGTAAACCATTGAGATTAAATCGTTTCATAACTACACGTGCAACCTGCAGTGGAATCAAAATAACAATTGCCGCTTTTTACCTTTGGTATTACCGACGTCGTTATTGAGCACGATaaagttttggaaaaaatatattATGGATGGCTAATCGCCCTGATGATATAATTAAGCTTCTGATATAGTTTATTATGTCCATAATAATCCTGGTTTTTGAGTGCAAGCTCAAGCAAAGATTTGAAAGGCGCAAAAAAATGCGGATCTACGTGTGCGAAGGCAGAGCGCGCCGCGTGACTGTGCGAATCATCCGCTCTTCACCTGGTAACataactctgaataaaatcaacCATTCGACTTCATACTCCATCGCGACGATGTGAGTTTAAAAACAGGTGACATTTTGCGCTCGGGTTAAGCCAGTGTTTTGTATGAATgggttatttaagcaataaactaCCCTTAACGACGGGTGTTGGGTAGTTATTTAAAGGGCCAAGTAATGGTAATTTTGAtagatttttcaccatttttgttttgaatatcaaCCATACCTCCTTGTTCTAATTACCAAAGcttgttgatatacacagtgacTACAaagtgtaaactgcattgttattattgaaaaatgacttctgctctggacaagaattcaaatgtaaacaataacagtgcattttacacataatagacgctaagttgacaagctaaagaaTTGGTGTTTCAATATTATTTGGGGAGTAAATAAGAAGTTGtcattgatatacaaaacaaaaataataaaaatatcatgaaaaattacatggtttctagcattactggcccttcgTTTACTGTTTGATTGTTCCTCTTCGGAAACAAAGCGAACTATGTTGAAAGCACTATTAATATGAAAAGGACTGAcccatgaaataaataataatatcattTATCTCTATCTTagaatatcatttttatactggcgatagcgagtgcatatatatatatatatatatatatatattatatatatatatatatatatatatatatatatatatatatattatatatatataaatatatatatatatatatgcatatatatatatatatatatatatatatatatgtatatatatttttagactggcgatagcgagtgcatatatatatatatatatatatatatatatatatatattatatatatatatatatatatatatatatcgtgaaAGGTTCAAAAATGACTTTTCTCTCTAAACGAGAGCTCGCCTGTGTTCAGTCTGTGCTGTATTGCTTTCACAACTTGACAATCACTTTGGTGTAttttcaatattggtataataTGATATCCAATGTAACGACTACTCTGCTACTCGATTCTTTACAAGCCCAGATTCTGACAATGGCACTCGAGCTGATGTAGCATAGCATAGCAAGAGCTGATATTGACTGATAAAACTGAGTATAAAACAGCAATTCCTTTAACATGCCATCAAGGTAGCTCTCGTGCATGAAATAAAATCTCATATAAAGTGAAACATAGATTATCGGAAATATATATGTTTGATGCACAGCTCATATTTGATCCCTTTTGTTCTTGCTCCAGCGGAAGACATTTGTGAGCTGCCTATCGAGGCAGGATCCTGCAAAGCCGCCTTTCCACGATGGTTTTTCGACAAGACGACTGGAGAATGTCAAGAGTTTATGTATGGAGGATGTTGGGGAAATGGCAATAACTTTAGGCGGAAGAGAGAATGTGAGCGGGCATGCAAAATACCAAGAGTGAGTAAACTTTTAAAAGTAATCAAAATCCCTTAATGGAATACCCTTATGCAACAAGTAGCTCATATTTGAAAACGCACTGTTCTCTAAGGTGAATAAAAAAATGGGATAATTTAAATCAGCCTCTGTTAATTACAACTTATTGTATTATGTGGGATCATGTTTGATACAGGTAAGAATTGTAAACGTAAGTTGCAAGGTGACTCAAAGGACTTAAAATATGGAATTTATATTCTCCCGTCAGAGAGAATGTCATGATCTGTGAAGAGTGAATTTTTATTTactatttctttgttttctctCAGAAAAACTCTCTGTGCACCGTCGGGTTTGAGTTTCCCGCCTCGaacagaaatatcaaaattgcgTGCATTGTTTCCGATGATCTTTCTTATGTTTTTCACCTTGACATAAACACAATAATGTTATTGTCGTTTATCATAATCTTTCATCACTCTTATTATAATGCATTTACAACGTATAAACAAATTTTGCAGGATTCGAAAGATGAAAGACCATGTGATTGCAAACTTGTTAAAGAAAAATAGGTATCTTCTTTCGTTCAAAGTGCCCAATGAGTGCAGCAGGTCCCAGATGTTCATGTTTCATGATAGCCTTTGAAAACTACGTGTGGTATTTGAATGGAAAGTAAGATGTATTTTAGTaagtttttttcgaaaatgcaCTCGGACAGAAGCGCCCGGCATCGCCTGACGCCAACGCTCCTCAATATCCTCGTATTGTGTTAGCAAGATTTTCATTTGTTAGCTCCTAGTACTAGACATTATCATCATGTAGCGTGTGTTCTAATTTTTTACAGAACAACAGTCGAATTGTGCCGTAAACAGCTGTATGTAGACTCCGAGGACCAGATGATGTCGGTCGTAAATTCATTAGGAATATCAACAAATTCCAAGTCTCATTATTAACGTCGGCAATTTCATGTTTGCACACCGACTAGTACATCTACTAAACCAACTCATGACGATGCAGTGCTAATTTCTACCAGGAATTTCTCACTTAATCTTGTTAATATTCTGCATAATTAAACATTCCTGCAAAAGCATAAATTGAGTCTCATGTTTGGCATGTTCAGAGAAGCACTGGGACCACACTGTGAAAAGGGGATGACGGCCTAAAGCCTAAATTCAGTACATTAGGCAAATTGGTATCAACAGTATCATATGTATAAATTTAGTTTCTGACGCAAACAATAATGCATCAACCACAATCGTTTTAAACATTTCACAATGCCGACCCGCAGATGCTATTTATGGTTTCACATGTTCCCTCAAGTcactattaaaatatatttttatcgtCACATAATATTTAAGACACATTTTAGGCagattaaaggggaagttcaccaaggatgaatttacatatgtggtagctctgtggtcattacccaggaaaaactattttcaccatttataactcgccagatttgttacaaaaaacgataaaaatggtacaggaagttgcccatgtaatttgaatcatgggaaaaaagctccaaactTGGAGCTTTTATAATGTgttatggaagggaccatctccgtacgggtatggcccccacattgtccactcacagtaacacagtagtaaacagcaacacaaaatctgacagttgacagtttattataagtgaatcatcgtttatgcaaggatactcagtataaacaaaagttatgtaaatacgcacagcctggtttaagcatgggtgagtggacaatgctatacccatgggaaaatggtcccttccatatcacattatgcaagctccaagcttggcgctttttcccatgattcaaattacatgggcaacttcctgtactatttctatcggcttttgtaaaaaatattgcgagttataaatggcgaaattAGCTTTTCCGGGTAAGTGACAACAAAgatagcacatatgtaaaatcatccttggtgaacttcccctttaagtcaCTTTCCTCGCATcatttttagtttgtttttttttacgtaCGATGTTTCCTAGCGATGAATCTTTCCATCTGATTCCCATCCATTTCTTTGCATGAGTGACCGTTTTCAAAAAGGGTGATATTGCACAGTACCACATGAAGCTTAATTAGCGAGCCGAGCTGAACTGCGATACAAAATTTTAGTAATGGTGAAgaaaaatgttttctaacatgTTTGTATTggcattccaacttttccccatacagaaactgggcagtttggattagtcatacctatcttaatcctactgttcgtaatgtttatgtcgtacacacatctatcgcacactttaaacacctttcccgggttcttgaaccggttggtcaaaattggctgttctggcctttttgatcaccctcttaaaatgcttggatagttgacttggaaacaattaacattaaaagtttcattagcaattaagccaaacaccggagacatcatgagacacgaacaatcgcaacaacaccaattcaaagaaaagtcaaattggactccacgaacagcaaaaatacaaaaacctgaaagctatctgaagctgctaaactcgcacttctagagataccctttcaaacaaggaaacaaaacatgtcgtgtgcccaaagaatcgcgataaaccagcttgcaaacagtagaccaattaccataaaaacccttcgacaagggttgggttttgtctttgtcaacacaaaagattatacacgaatgcgaaaggcaattacgcaacactaagtattatacacaactagccagtgacgacacagaacaaacagtaaacaaagtacacgaactattaaacaaaatgtacgagaacaaacacatcgatcatgatacttgtaagtatcttgatccagaaaacataaaatccgtaccccgcagtggtacttattgcctaaaaatacacaaacctcggcaaaattctaaaagattcaacaaaatttactgaagtaaagaaacatagaacaaacaaactgaaccaccaaacggactcacaacgagacccaaacattaatatacttgcctcgctactcgaagagcaagaccactaaaatgcattaaaataatttttcacaaacacaaactaaggaaagaatctacactgcgactgatgagaaaccacactcgggtttcgaaacgcaagcgtcaaagggccactctatcaactctgtaacacaataggtccggctgcgtctcgccataagctttccccacacaaacaaaacattaccgtacacactgatccaaacttccctacaaatatccgaggcgaaacaaacatttttgttaacacaaacaatcggataagaatgtaggaacacatttttgaaacgaatcaaacacaaactcgacacaaaaacattttggatagttaggtgggagcctctttcacactttttacattcattgctcttgtgtggggggttgtcaacctgatgtaatcgcaaatcctcagatttccatctgatataagtatgtacgtacacaagaaaagtaaactcatgaatattaatatacGGGGTAGCTGAGACCAATTTCAATTAAgattggtctcagccaccccgtctaagtctgtgtggggaaaagttgtcatggttTACTCGCATTCGAACACTCAATCCAAATCTGAAATTTGAGAGCTAACAACAACTGTTCTCTGCATTGATG
Protein-coding regions in this window:
- the LOC139151972 gene encoding uncharacterized protein, which gives rise to MLSIKVDVNLKMIHVRPFVVIITHFAQMVDAFARLSAPFCCAQSAEVTDKLIQMNVFCNPRHAKTKPTYMLSMKVDVNLKRKTFVSCLSRQDPAKPPFHDGFSTRRLENVKSLCMEDVGEMAITLGGRENVSGHAKYQETTVELCRKQLYVDSEDQMMSVVNSLGISTNSKSHY